Proteins found in one Manduca sexta isolate Smith_Timp_Sample1 chromosome 8, JHU_Msex_v1.0, whole genome shotgun sequence genomic segment:
- the LOC115451372 gene encoding fibrillin-2 isoform X4, whose protein sequence is MSPVSGDGAKMISWRIVAALALLAVAGCEPRYPQSTLRPRHWQRGPRTLDDRTTKQFVGPNVCRSRNSTHCCPGWTSRPNSLLCLVPICRPDCGSPGACIAPNMCRCPGGMEAPSCGVGGMYPYPARTQGGCRRICMNGGTCTNGTCACAPGWSGEFCTEPICREPCLHGGRCIAPDRCVCFHGLSGTRCEIDRRTGPCYTEQRGALCTGALEGVVCTKQLCCATVGLAWGHPCEHCGELDCPHGHLRNLATKECQDIDECALEYCKGGTCTNKPGGFECRCPPGFDPVENGLRCSDKNECEMTNGRMCTNGVCRHDGSGWSCMCNAGYESTETGHACRDVDECRDNPRVCRRGRCRNTPGGYTCLCERGFAPGAAGYCADIDECAERGACAGGRCVNGEGSFQCVCDAGYRPSPARTACLDVDECVEQRVCRNGRCHNTPGSFRCDCLPGFTLASDGRACLDDVQDLCYDHYDDGHCTGHGDSPVTRSQCCCNSIKGKRGWGVSCKACPEPGSEEFKVLCPDGVGKDNVGTDINECTLIPGACPHGSCENLEPGYRCICDPGYHHDADGTCRDIDECDMHQSYCTGGTCRNTPGSFTCVCPTGTRYEPDDQICRDIDECEGELTYTDYDRGDIPPMFPNTEQANPCDNGRCINTRGSYECECELGFVLDATAQHCVDNRRGSCWRRVVDGSCEGAAPRPLLLQECCCSVGLAWGSPCAPCEPAHCPCSKGFARLDGATCRDIDECALDPDLCVGGRCLNTDGSYRCECPPGLTLDEHGNRCVDTRREYCYTEYVGGRCANPMKVEVHRAVCCCSSLGRAWGDSRCEPCPKKGTDAYRSLCISDVTGLPPTIREWPLMGNESGIGGGIGIGIGGGGSGGGDGMDIGGGVVGGVGGGGVIGVGEQQVEVNECAAFPGLCGHGRCRDLVGTFTCDCFPGYEKDSKNHTCVDVNECEIVDGVCRDGECRNTEGGFTCHCHAGFRADELSKVCVDVNECADEPSLCRGGRCVNTPGSFRCECGAGMELAPDRLSCKDVDECSITSGICSNGACENLMGTYQCVCDEGYAQMSVKSHCDDIDECAEDPTRCQHDCVNTPGSYHCTCKEGWHLRADGRSCRDVDECAGGARPCGGGTCRNTPGSYRCTCADGLLPAPDGAKPTCQDIDECADVPELCGAGECRNTIGSFVCRCPDGYSVKPEQGPACTDDDECELGTCDCHPAADCINLPGSFQCRCRDGWRGDGTECEDVDECLTNNGGCHPRATCRNTDGSFQCLCDTGYKGDGYSCVDIDECANDPTLCENGHCTNTPGGYECDCDVGFTKSPDGKSCLDMDECATFDNVCVFGKCVNTYGMFKCICDKGYQSDSVDDLMPGFNCTDVDECKSPQSCQYGECINTQGSYICRCPPNYELVSDGTACFDPRKARCYGKVDLRSGTETCQERDELSEDGTMAACCCSVGAAWGNYCDLCPEPGSEAYRQLCPGGVGYQPVLEPPSYVVTLADINECAQHPALCAGGACTNTFGSFVCSCGAGWALAPDGRRCDDLDECVSSPCGPGLCRNLPGSYVCLCPEGYVAMPDGKECVDVRQRQCYLNIEPSGRCSEAVGVPQLKYLCCCSVGRAWGEDCEPCPDKGSREHVALCGSEPSTYIDPETNKTRPIDECEIMPQLCKPGSCHDTATGFQCSCDHGYEHDNTSHQCRDIDECLEGGVCRGLAQCVNLPGAYECRCPAGYALAPSLDTCDDVDECAESRLCDHGDCRNTVGSYRCECAPGYTLRDNVCRDVDECARPRPMCRNGTCENLPGAYTCHCDDGFKLGPNNDCVDINECREGSMVCRNGRCRNTAGSFRCECAAGYTLTADARHCRDVDECSELQLPCGRDGDPACTNTNGGYECSCGPGWRLVGRRCVDRDECKELPYVCAGGECRNFNGGYMCDCPAGWRFDKQAAICVDERKELCYEQWDGGRCHQARSLLLSRPECCCSEGAAWGRYCERCPTPDSQEFLRICLEMGRLNTTQDVDECKVRPDVCVGGRCVNTDGSFRCECPAGYALDASRLACADADECAADPRVCGNGTCTNTPGGYECRCNYGFTQGPDQTCVDVDECAEGRATCTFRCHNTVGSFRCTCPYGYAVAADGVHCRDIDECAAENKPCPHACENVVGSYICKCPEGYRRTSAPHDAPNACEDIDECAERPDRCAPGVCINQDGGFLCDCDSGYEPSDDGTECLDHRTGMCHRSLVAGRCVPEPWPRTIASTPVPPAHVTKAQCCCTLGAAWGPECELCPAPGSAERRELCSGAGLTGGGITGGGGIGGALDVFGDVDECAALPTLCAPGRCVNTIGSFRCVCGRGYKPAGEICADVDECSARAPPCEQLCRNTEGSYECLCRAGYELDEDGANCRDVDECERETHTCQQTCSNTEGSFECSCHEGYEKRGDACVDINECLEEGLCPTPGKCVNLLGSYRCVCPRGFRLDLEGTRCLDRDECADGRCQSPCRNYAGGYRCDCPPGSIRGASGLCVPQDPCAASPCGGAPCFAVADNYRCGCPAGYGWDAAHAVCLQLAGGCATASCLYGCTPLGASFQCGCPAGYRAVAGHCLTALDAALSPDDIGDAPVFPLRDQYKIGGDNELISNEGCFSCKVNGRRRRAPDEAIIYANGTTVMRKRKRRSRRRRSLLEPEAELIVVKARPRQTWGRAALVRLLPAAGGARAHYRVAYGDDDRLFSLSKRDGAWALRLRKHLKPDAVLSRQLEIEARFVPAPEPGRRRGRRAAEVPAPLRLYVSVSVAPDAAR, encoded by the exons GGTGATGGTGCCAAGATGATATCGTGGCGGATAGTGGCAGCATTGGCGCTGCTGGCGGTGGCCGGTTGCGAGCCGCGCTACCCGCAGAGCACGCTGCGCCCGCGCCACTGGCAGCGCGGTCCGAGGACGCTCGACGATCGCACTACCAAACAGTTTGTTGG CCCCAACGTGTGCCGCAGCCGTAACAGTACGCATTGCTGTCCTGGCTGGACCTCCAGGCCAAACTCTTTACTCTGTCTTGTTC CGATATGTCGCCCGGACTGCGGCTCGCCGGGCGCTTGCATAGCGCCCAACATGTGCCGCTGTCCCGGAGGAATGGAGGCGCCCTCCTGTGGAGTGGGAGGGATGTACCCTTACCCTG CGCGTACGCAGGGTGGCTGTAGACGGATCTGTATGAACGGCGGCACTTGCACCAACGGCACCTGCGCGTGCGCGCCCGGCTGGAGCGGCGAGTTCTGTACCGAAC CGATTTGTCGTGAGCCATGTCTGCACGGCGGGCGATGTATAGCACCCGACAGATGTGTGTGTTTCCACGGCCTGTCCGGCACGAGGTGTGAGATCGACAGACGAACTG GTCCGTGCTACACGGAGCAGCGCGGCGCGCTGTGCACGGGCGCGCTGGAGGGCGTGGTGTGCACCAAGCAGCTGTGCTGCGCCACCGTGGGGCTCGCCTGGGGACACCCCTGCGAACACTGCGGCGAGCTCGACTGCCCGCACGGACATCTGCGCAACCTCGCCACCAAGGAGTGCCAG GACATCGACGAGTGCGCGCTCGAGTACTGCAAGGGCGGCACCTGCACCAACAAGCCCGGCGGATTCGAGTGCAG ATGCCCGCCCGGATTCGATCCAGTGGAGAACGGTCTTCGCTGCAGCGACAAGAACGAGTGCGAGATGACCAACGGACGCATGTGCACCAACGGAGTGTGCCGGCACGACGGCAGCGG GTGGTCGTGCATGTGCAACGCTGGCTACGAGTCTACGGAGACGGGGCACGCGTGCCGCGACGTGGACGAGTGCCGCGACAACCCGCGCGTGTGCCGGCGCGGGCGCTGCCGCAACACGCCGGGCGGCTACACGTGCCTGTGCGAGCGCGGCTTCGCGCCCGGCGCCGCCGGCTACTGCGCCGACATCGACGAGTGCGCCGAGCGCGGCGCCTGCGCGGGCGGACGCTGTGTTAACGGAGAGGGATCCTTCCAG TGCGTGTGCGACGCGGGCTACCGTCCGTCGCCGGCGCGCACGGCGTGCCTGGACGTGGACGAGTGCGTGGAGCAGCGCGTGTGCCGCAACGGGCGCTGCCACAACACGCCCGGCTCGTTCCGCTGCGACTGCCTGCCCGGCTTCACGCTGGCCAGCGACGGCCGCGCCTGTCTCGACGACGTGCAGGACCTCTGCTACGACCACTACGACGACGGACACTGCACCGGACACGGCGACAGCCCCGTCACCAGGAGCCAGTGTTGCTGCAACTCTATTAAAG GTAAACGCGGTTGGGGAGTGAGTTGCAAGGCATGCCCTGAGCCTGGTAGCGAGGAGTTCAAAGTGTTGTGTCCGGACGGCGTGGGCAAAGACAACGTGGGCACGGACATCAACGAGTGCACCCTGATCCCGGGCGCGTGTCCGCACGGCAGCTGCGAGAACTTGGAGCCAGGGTACCGGTGCATATGCGACCCCGGGTACCACCACGACGCGGACGGCACTTGCCGGGACATCGACGAGTGCGACATGCATCAGTCG TACTGCACGGGCGGCACGTGCCGCAACACGCCGGGCAGCTTCACGTGCGTGTGCCCGACCGGCACGCGCTACGAGCCCGACGACCAGATCTGCCGCGACATTGACGAGTGCGAGGGTGAGCTCACTTACACGGACTATGACCGCGGCGACATACCGCCCATGTTCCCAAACACAG AGCAAGCGAACCCGTGTGACAACGGTCGGTGTATCAACACGCGCGGCAGCTACGAGTGCGAGTGTGAGCTCGGGTTCGTGCTCGACGCGACCGCACAACACTGTGTCG aCAACCGTCGCGGGTCTTGCTGGCGGCGCGTAGTAGACGGGTCATGCGAGGGCGCGGCCCCCCGCCCGCTGCTGCTGCAGGAGTGCTGCTGCAGCGTGGGGCTGGCGTGGGGCTCGCCGTGCGCGCCGTGCGAGCCGGCGCACTGCCCCTGCAGCAAGGGGTTCGCGCGGCTCGACGGCGCCACGTGCCGCGACATCGACGAGTGCGCGCTCGACCCCGACCTGTGCGTCGGCGGCCGCTGCCTCAACACCGACGGCTCCTACCGCTGCGAGTGCCCGCCCGGCCTCACGCTCGACGAACACGGCAACCGCTGCGTCGACACGCGCCGCGAGTACTGCTACACCGAGTACGTCGGCGGACGCTGTGCCAATCCCATGAAGGTGGAGGTGCATCGCGCTGTGTGCTGCTGCTCCTCGCTCGGACGCGCCTGGGGAGACAGTCGCTGCGAACCATGCCCTAAGAAAG GAACGGACGCATACCGCAGTCTCTGCATATCGGACGTGACCGGTCTACCGCCCACCATCCGTGAGTGGCCACTAATGGGCAACGAGTCAGGCATCGGTGGCGGCATCGGCATCGGCATAGGCGGTGGCGGGAGCGGCGGTGGCGACGGGATGGATATCGGCGGCGGAGTAGTCGGTGGAGTGGGCGGAGGAGGAGTGATCGGCGTCGGCGAGCAGCAGGTCGAAGTGAACGAGTGCGCCGCCTTCCCCGGTCTCTGTGGGCACGGCCGGTGTCGCGATCTCGTCGGCACATTTACCTGTGACTGTTTCCCTGGATATGAGAAG GACTCTAAGAACCACACGTGCGTGGACGTGAACGAGTGCGAGATCGTGGACGGCGTGTGCCGCGACGGCGAGTGTCGCAACACCGAGGGCGGCTTCACGTGCCACTGCCACGCCGGCTTCAGGGCCGACGAACTCTCCAAAGTGTGTGTCG ACGTGAACGAGTGCGCGGACGAGCCGTCGCTGTGCCGCGGCGGGCGCTGCGTGAACACGCCGGGCTCGTTCCGCTGCGAGTGCGGCGCCGGCATGGAGCTCGCGCCCGACCGCCTCTCCTGCAAGGACGTCGACGAGTGCTCCATCACCTCCGGCATCTGCAGCAACGGCGCCTGCGAGAACCTCATGGGCACCTACCAGTGCGTCTGCGACGAAGGCTACGCGCAGATGTCCGTCAAGTCGCACTGTGACGACATCGACGAGTGCGCCGAGGACCCCACGCGCTGCCAACACGACTGTGTCAATACGCCTGGATCATATCACTGTACTTGCAA GGAGGGCTGGCACCTGCGCGCGGACGGGCGCTCGTGCCGCGACGTGGACgagtgcgcgggcggcgcgcggccgtGCGGCGGCGGCACGTGCCGCAACACGCCCGGCTCCTACCGCTGCACCTGCGCCGACGGCCTGCTGCCCGCGCCCGACGGCGCCAAGCCCACCTGCCAGGACATCGACGAGTGCGCCGAC GTACCGGAGCTGTGCGGCGCGGGCGAGTGTCGCAACACGATCGGCAGCTTCGTGTGCCGCTGCCCCGACGGGTACAGCGTGAAGCCGGAGCAGGGCCCCGCCTGCACCGACGACGACGAGTGCGAGCTCGGCACCTGCGACTGTCATCCTGCCGCCGACTGCATCAACCTGCCG GGTTCGTTCCAGTGCCGCTGCCGCGACGGCTGGCGCGGCGACGGCACGGAGTGCGAGGACGTGGACGAGTGCCTCACCAACAACGGCGGCTGCCACCCGCGCGCCACCTGCCGCAACACCGATGGATCCTTCCAGTGCCTGTGTGATACCGGATATAAGGGTGACGG GTACTCGTGCGTGGACATCGACGAGTGCGCGAACGACCCGACGCTGTGCGAGAACGGGCACTGCACCAACACGCCCGGCGGCTACGAGTGCGACTGCGACGTCGGCTTCACCAAGTCGCCCGACGGCAAGTCCTGTCTCG ATATGGACGAGTGCGCGACGTTCGACAACGTGTGCGTGTTCGGTAAATGCGTGAACACGTACGGCATGTTCAAGTGCATCTGCGACAAGGGATACCAGTCCGATAGCGTCGACGATC TGATGCCCGGATTTAACTGCACGGACGTGGACGAGTGCAAGTCGCCGCAGTCGTGTCAGTACGGCGAGTGCATCAACACGCAGGGCTCGTACATATGTCGCTGTCCACCCAACTACGAGCTCGTGTCCGACGGCACCGCTTGCTTTG ATCCTCGGAAGGCGCGGTGTTACGGCAAGGTGGACCTGCGCTCGGGCACTGAGACCTGCCAGGAACGCGACGAGCTGTCCGAAGACGGCACCATGGCCGCTTGTTGCTGTTCTGTTG GTGCCGCGTGGGGCAACTATTGCGATCTGTGTCCCGAGCCGGGATCCGAGGCGTACAGGCAGCTTTGTCCCGGCGGCGTCGGATATCAACCTGTTCTTGAACCG CCGTCGTACGTGGTGACGCTGGCGGACATCAACGAGTGCGCGCAGCACCCGGCGctgtgcgcgggcggcgcctGCACCAACACCTTCGGCTCCTTCGTGTGCTCGTGCGGCGCGGGCTGGGCGCTGGCGCCCGACGGCCGCCGCTGCGACGACCTGGACGAGTGCGTGTCCTCGCCCTGCGGGCCCGGCCTGTGCCGCAACCTGCCCGGCTCCTACGTCTGTCTGTGCCCCGAGGGATACGTCGCCATGCCCGACGGCA AGGAATGCGTGGACGTTCGTCAGCGTCAATGCTACTTGAACATAGAGCCGTCGGGCCGATGCTCGGAAGCCGTGGGCGTGCCGCAGTTGAAGTACCTGTGCTGCTGCTCCGTGGGTCGCGCGTGGGGCGAGGACTGCGAGCCGTGTCCCGACAAGGGCTCGCGTGAACACGTGGCGCTCTGCGGCTCCGAGCCCAGCACCTACATCGACCCCGAGACCAACAAGACGCGGCCCATCGACGAGTGCGAGATCATGCCGCAGCTCTGTAAACCAGGCTCCTGTCACGATACCGCTACAGGATTCCAATGCTCTTGTGATCATGG ATATGAACATGACAACACGTCGCACCAGTGTCGCGACATCGATGAGTGTCTCGAGGGTGGCGTGTGTCGCGGACTGGCGCAGTGTGTGAACCTGCCCGGCGCGTACGAGTGTCGCTGTCCCGCCGGATATGCGCTGGCGCCGTCGCTCGATACCTGCGATGATGTCGACGAGTGTGCTGAAAGTAGGCTCTGCGACCACGGTGACTGCCGCAACACTGTCGGCTCTTACAG ATGCGAGTGTGCGCCGGGCTACACGCTGCGCGACAACGTGTGCCGCGACGTGGACGAGtgcgcgcgcccgcgccccaTGTGCCGCAACGGCACCTGCGAGAACCTGCCCGGCGCCTACACCTGCCACTGCGACGACGGCTTCAAGCTCGGGCCCAACAACGACTGCGTCG ACATCAACGAGTGTCGCGAGGGCAGCATGGTGTGCCGCAACGGCCGGTGCCGCAACACGGCGGGCTCGTTCCGCTGCGAGTGCGCGGCGGGCTACACGCTGACGGCGGACGCGCGCCACTGCCGCGACGTCGACGAGTGCTCCGAGCTGCAGCTGCCCTGCGGCCGCGACGGCGACCCCGCCTGCACCAACACCAACGGAGG ATACGAGTGTTCGTGCGGGCCGGGCTGGCGGCTGGTGGGGCGGCGCTGCGTGGACCGCGACGAGTGCAAGGAGCTGCCGTACGTGTGCGCGGGCGGCGAGTGCCGCAACTTCAACGGCGGCTACATGTGCGACTGCCCCGCCGGCTGGCGCTTCGACAAGCAAGCCGCCATCTGCGTCGACGAACGCAAGGAGCTCTGTTACGAGCAGTGGGACGGCGGCCGCTGCCACCAGGCCAGGTCGCTGCTGCTCAGCAGGCCGGAGTGCTGCTGCTCTGAAG GTGCCGCATGGGGTAGATACTGCGAGCGCTGCCCTACACCGGATTCACAGGAGTTCCTAAGAATATGTCTGGAAATGGGAAGACTTAACACTACACAG GACGTGGACGAGTGCAAGGTGCGCCCGGACGTGTGCGTGGGCGGGCGCTGCGTGAACACGGACGGCTCGTTCCGCTGCGAGTGCCCCGCGGGCTACGCGCTGGACGCGTCGCGCCTGGCGTGCGCGGACGCCGACGAGTGCGCCGCCGACCCGCGCGTCTGCGGCAACGGCACCTGCACCAACACGCCCGGCGGCTACGAGTGCCGCTGCAACTACGGCTTCACGCAGGGACCCGACCAG ACGTGCGTGGACGTGGACGAGTGCGCGGAGGGTCGCGCGACGTGCACGTTCCGCTGCCACAACACGGTGGGCTCGTTCCGCTGCACGTGCCCCTACGGGTACGCGGTGGCGGCCGACGGCGTGCACTGCCGCGACATCGACGAGTGCGCCGCCGAGAACAAACCCTGTCCGCACGCCTGCGAGAACGTCGTGGGCTCCTACATCTGCAAGTGTCCTGAAG GCTACCGCCGCACGTCGGCGCCGCACGACGCGCCCAACGCGTGCGAGGACATCGACGAGTGCGCCGAGCGGCCCGACCGCTGCGCGCCCGGCGTCTGCATCAACCAAGACGGCGGCTTCCTCTGCGACTGCGACTCCGGCTACGAGCCCAGCGACGACGGCACCGAGTGTCTGG ACCACCGCACGGGCATGTGCCACAGATCTCTTGTCGCCGGCCGCTGTGTACCGGAACCATGGCCCCGAACCATCGCGTCCACACCGGTACCGCCAGCGCATGTTACTAA GGCGCAGTGTTGCTGCACGCTGGGCGCGGCGTGGGGTCCGGAGTGCGAGCTGTGCCCGGCGCCGGGCTCGGCGGAGCGGCGCGAGCTGTGCAGCGGCGCCGGCCTCACCGGCGGCGGCATCACCGGCGGCGGCGGCATCGGCGGCGCGCTCGACGTGTTCGGCGACGTCGACGAGTGCGCCGCGCTGCCCACGCTCTGCGCGCCCGGACGCTGCGTCAACACCATCGGCAG TTTCCGTTGCGTATGCGGCCGTGGGTACAAGCCGGCGGGCGAGATTTGCGCGGACGTGGACGAGTGCAGCGCCCGCGCGCCGCCGTGCGAGCAGCTGTGCCGCAACACGGAGGGCTCGTACGAGTGCCTGTGCCGCGCCGGCTACGAGCTCGACGAGGACGGCGCCAATTGCCGCGACGTGGACGAGTGCGAGCGCGAGACACACACCTGCCAGCAGACCTGCTCCAACACCGAGGGATCCTTCGAGTGCTCCTGCCACGAAGGATATGAGAAACGCGGCGATGCTTGTGTTG ATATCAACGAATGCCTCGAGGAGGGTCTGTGCCCGACGCCGGGCAAGTGCGTGAACCTGCTGGGCTCGTACCGCTGCGTGTGCCCGCGCGGGTTCCGCCTCGACCTGGAGGGCACGCGCTGCCTCGACCGCGACGAGTGCGCCGACGGACGCTGCCAGTCGCCCTGCAGGAACTACGCCGGCGGGTACCGCTGCGACTGTCCACCTG GTTCTATCCGCGGCGCGAGCGGGCTGTGCGTGCCGCAGGACCCGTGCGCGGCGAGTCCGTGCGGCGGCGCGCCGTGCTTCGCCGTCGCCGACAACTACCGCTGCGGCTGTCCCGCCGGCTACGGCTGGGACGCCGCGCACGCCGTCTGTCTGCAG CTGGCCGGCGGGTGTGCGACGGCGTCGTGCCTGTACGGGTGCACGCCGCTGGGCGCGTCGTTCCAGTGCGGCTGCCCGGCCGGCTACCGCGCGGTGGCGGGCCACTGCCTCACGGCGCTCGACGCCGCGCTCTCGCCCGACGACATCGGCGACGCGCCCGTCTTCCCGCTCCGGGACCAGTACAAGATCGGCGGCGACAATGAGCTCATCTCCAACGAGGGCTGCTTCTCGTGCAAG GTGAACGGACGCCGGCGCAGAGCTCCTGATGAGGCGATCATATACGCGAACGGAACTACTGTCATGAGGAAACGAAAGAGGCGCAGCCGAC GTCGTCGGTCGCTGCTGGAGCCGGAGGCGGAGCTGATCGTAGTGAAGGCGCGGCCGCGTCAGACGTGGGGCCGCGCGGCGCTGGTGCGGCTGCTGCCGgccgcgggcggcgcgcgtgcgcaCTACCGCGTGGCGTACGGCGACGACGACCGGCTGTTCTCGCTGTCGAAGCGCGACGGCGCGTGGGCGCTGCGCCTGCGCAAGCACCTGAAGCCCGACGCCGTGCTGAGCCGGCAGCTGGAGATCGAGGCGCGGTTCGTGCCGGCGCCGGAGCCGGGGCGCCGCCGAGGCCGGCGCGCGGCGGAGGTGCCGGCGCCGCTGCGGCTGTACGTGTCGGTGTCGGTGGCCCCGGACGCCGCGCGCtga